From a single Sphingobium sp. genomic region:
- a CDS encoding short-chain fatty acyl-CoA regulator family protein codes for MAKRRLFAGEKLKALRAAHGLRQSEMAERLGISVSYLSQIEHDDRPLTPALLDILARHFPLDWNVDEDDSSTRRFAALREAAADPLFSQPLSADQLTRIAEQQPALADQFVALHQAYVQAGQRLQIVDEALSSENAGGSRLPWEEVRDWFHNAGNYVDPLDRAAEALGDRLRGAQLTPAIEGLELYLRNALSISLLYSHNSGLRDFDPQMGHLVIDQSQPAESRRFQLAHQLAAIALREEISAVVEAARLRSPASRQLLSVGLANYAAGAILMPYARFREEARMMRHDIDRLCQAFGVSFEQACHRLSTLQRPNARGVPFFFCRVDMAGNITKRHSATRLQFARFGGACPLWIVHEAVAIPDRILVQLAETPDGVRYVSMAKGLVKPSGSYERAPRRYAVALGCEIDHAREFIYADGLDLTGRNATRIGVSCRLCPRPDCDQRAFPPSDRDIIVDPDRRSVVPYRIA; via the coding sequence ATGGCAAAGCGGCGCTTATTTGCCGGCGAGAAGCTAAAGGCTCTGCGCGCCGCACATGGCCTGCGCCAATCCGAAATGGCAGAGCGGCTGGGCATTTCTGTCTCCTATCTCTCGCAGATCGAACATGACGACAGGCCACTTACCCCTGCCCTTTTGGACATATTGGCGCGGCATTTTCCGCTCGACTGGAATGTCGATGAGGATGATAGCTCCACCCGTCGCTTTGCCGCTTTACGTGAAGCGGCGGCGGATCCACTGTTCAGCCAACCCCTGTCCGCAGATCAACTCACCCGCATCGCTGAACAGCAACCGGCATTGGCTGACCAGTTTGTCGCACTACACCAGGCCTATGTGCAGGCCGGTCAGCGCCTGCAGATTGTGGACGAGGCGCTATCCAGCGAAAATGCCGGCGGATCGCGCCTGCCATGGGAAGAGGTGCGCGACTGGTTCCATAATGCCGGCAATTATGTTGATCCGCTTGATCGGGCAGCCGAAGCATTAGGAGACAGACTGCGCGGCGCACAACTCACGCCCGCCATTGAGGGGCTGGAACTCTATCTCCGCAACGCCCTCTCCATCTCATTGCTCTATTCGCACAATTCAGGCTTGCGCGATTTCGATCCACAAATGGGACATCTTGTGATCGACCAGAGCCAACCTGCCGAAAGCCGCCGCTTTCAACTGGCGCACCAACTCGCCGCGATTGCGCTTCGCGAGGAAATTAGCGCCGTGGTGGAGGCTGCACGGCTACGCAGCCCGGCATCGCGCCAATTGCTTTCGGTCGGCCTTGCCAATTATGCGGCTGGAGCAATCCTGATGCCCTATGCGCGCTTTCGTGAAGAGGCGCGGATGATGCGCCACGATATTGACCGGCTTTGTCAGGCCTTTGGCGTCAGTTTCGAACAGGCCTGCCATCGGCTATCGACATTGCAACGCCCCAATGCCCGGGGCGTCCCCTTTTTCTTTTGCCGGGTCGACATGGCCGGCAACATCACCAAGCGCCATTCGGCAACCCGCCTGCAATTTGCCCGTTTCGGTGGCGCTTGCCCTTTATGGATCGTGCATGAAGCCGTCGCGATACCCGACCGCATCCTCGTCCAGCTGGCGGAAACGCCGGATGGCGTGCGCTATGTCTCAATGGCCAAGGGGTTGGTGAAACCATCAGGCAGCTATGAACGTGCACCGCGCCGCTACGCCGTCGCTTTGGGGTGCGAAATCGACCATGCGCGCGAATTTATCTATGCCGACGGACTTGACCTTACTGGACGCAACGCAACGCGCATCGGCGTCAGTTGCCGGCTTTGCCCGCGCCCTGATTGCGATCAACGCGCCTTTCCGCCCAGCGACCGTGACATCATCGTCGATCCTGACCGGCGAAGCGTGGTGCCTTACCGCATAGCCTAA
- a CDS encoding enoyl-CoA hydratase-related protein yields the protein MTYETITVDVTDKIATITLNRPERMNACSLDMAGEINDALSTLGDARCLIITGAGRGFCSGADLQARGGRSISGGEGSYIALTRHYNPLMVNLARLNMPIITAINGAAAGVGCSIGLAGDFVIAGKSGYFLQAFVNIGLVPDGGASWMLPRMVGKARATEMMMLGEKISPEKALDWGMIYKVVEDADLLAEARALATRLANGPTLAYATMRKNILVAMENSYSEQLLAEAEGQRIAGSSEDAVEGGMAFLQKRKAEFKGR from the coding sequence ATGACCTACGAAACGATAACGGTGGATGTCACCGACAAGATTGCGACCATCACCCTCAACCGTCCGGAGCGGATGAATGCATGCAGCCTCGACATGGCGGGCGAAATCAATGACGCACTGTCAACTTTGGGTGATGCGCGCTGCCTGATCATCACAGGCGCGGGTCGGGGCTTTTGCTCCGGTGCAGACCTTCAGGCGCGCGGAGGCAGGTCAATTTCAGGCGGTGAGGGCAGCTACATTGCGCTGACTCGTCATTATAACCCCTTGATGGTCAACCTTGCCCGGCTGAATATGCCGATCATCACCGCCATCAATGGTGCAGCAGCCGGTGTCGGATGCTCGATCGGCCTTGCAGGCGATTTTGTGATTGCGGGTAAGAGCGGTTATTTCCTGCAGGCCTTCGTCAACATCGGCCTCGTCCCCGATGGCGGCGCAAGCTGGATGCTGCCGCGCATGGTCGGCAAGGCGCGCGCGACTGAGATGATGATGCTCGGCGAAAAAATCAGCCCGGAAAAGGCGCTTGATTGGGGCATGATCTACAAGGTCGTTGAAGATGCGGACCTGCTGGCTGAAGCCCGTGCGCTGGCCACCCGTCTCGCTAATGGCCCGACGCTTGCCTACGCCACGATGCGTAAGAACATCCTTGTCGCCATGGAAAACAGCTATTCCGAACAGCTCCTCGCTGAGGCTGAAGGGCAGCGGATTGCAGGTTCTTCGGAAGATGCGGTCGAGGGCGGCATGGCGTTCCTTCAGAAGCGCAAGGCTGAGTTTAAGGGACGTTGA
- a CDS encoding acyl-CoA carboxylase subunit beta encodes MSANIAELEKRRAQALLGGGQKRIDAQHAKGRLTARERLSILLDEGSFEEIDMYVEHNCTDFGMEATKFPGDGVVTGSGTINGRLVYVFSQDFTVFGGSLSERFAQKMCKVMDMAMKVGAPVIGLNDSGGARIQEGVASLGGYAEVFQRNALASGVVPQISVIMGPCAGGAVYSPAMTDFIFMVKDSSYMFVTGPDVVKTVTNEVVTQEELGGAVTHTSKSGVADNAFENDIEALLAVRDFFDLLPENNRSGVPERPTMDPWNREEPSLDTLIPASATQPYDIKELISKVVDEGDFFELQPNYAANIVIGFGRIEGRTVGIVANQPLVLAGVLDINSSKKAGRFVRFCDAFEIPIITFVDVPGFLPGTSQEYNGIIKNGAKLLFAYAEATVPKITVITRKAYGGAYDVMASKHLRGDLNYAWPTAEIAVMGAKGAVEIIFRSDIGDPEKIAERTKEYEDRFANPFVAASKGFIDEVIYPHSTRRRIALGLRKLRNKQLENPWKKHDNIPL; translated from the coding sequence ATGTCCGCAAATATCGCCGAATTGGAAAAACGTCGCGCTCAGGCCTTGTTGGGCGGCGGACAGAAACGCATCGATGCGCAGCACGCCAAAGGCCGCCTTACTGCGCGGGAACGGCTGTCGATCCTGCTTGATGAAGGCAGCTTTGAAGAGATCGACATGTATGTCGAACATAACTGCACCGATTTCGGCATGGAAGCGACCAAGTTTCCCGGCGATGGCGTGGTCACCGGCAGCGGCACGATCAACGGTCGCCTCGTCTATGTCTTCAGCCAGGATTTCACCGTTTTTGGCGGTTCATTGTCCGAACGCTTTGCGCAGAAAATGTGCAAGGTGATGGACATGGCGATGAAGGTTGGCGCGCCGGTGATCGGCCTGAACGACAGCGGCGGTGCCCGCATTCAGGAAGGCGTGGCGAGCCTTGGCGGCTATGCCGAGGTGTTTCAGCGCAATGCGCTGGCATCGGGCGTGGTCCCGCAGATCAGCGTGATCATGGGCCCTTGTGCGGGCGGTGCAGTCTATTCACCTGCGATGACCGACTTCATCTTCATGGTGAAGGATAGCAGTTACATGTTCGTCACCGGCCCTGACGTGGTGAAAACGGTGACCAATGAGGTGGTGACGCAGGAAGAGTTGGGCGGCGCAGTCACGCACACCAGCAAATCGGGCGTTGCCGACAATGCGTTTGAAAACGATATCGAGGCACTGCTTGCGGTGCGCGATTTCTTTGACCTTTTGCCCGAAAACAACCGCAGCGGCGTTCCCGAGCGGCCGACAATGGACCCGTGGAACCGTGAAGAGCCAAGCCTCGACACGTTGATCCCGGCCAGCGCGACCCAACCCTATGACATCAAGGAGCTGATTTCCAAGGTCGTTGATGAGGGCGATTTCTTTGAACTGCAGCCCAATTATGCTGCGAACATCGTGATCGGTTTTGGCCGGATCGAAGGGCGCACAGTGGGTATTGTTGCCAACCAACCGCTCGTGCTCGCGGGCGTTCTTGATATCAACAGCTCCAAAAAAGCCGGCCGCTTTGTGCGCTTCTGCGATGCCTTCGAAATTCCGATTATCACTTTTGTTGATGTTCCCGGCTTCCTTCCGGGCACGAGCCAGGAATATAATGGCATCATCAAAAATGGCGCGAAGCTGCTTTTTGCTTATGCCGAGGCGACCGTGCCAAAGATCACCGTGATCACGCGCAAAGCCTATGGCGGCGCTTATGACGTGATGGCGTCAAAGCATCTGCGCGGTGACCTCAACTATGCCTGGCCGACCGCAGAAATTGCGGTGATGGGGGCAAAGGGTGCGGTGGAGATCATCTTCCGTTCCGACATCGGCGACCCTGAAAAGATCGCCGAGCGGACCAAGGAATATGAAGATCGCTTCGCCAACCCGTTCGTGGCCGCGAGCAAGGGTTTCATCGACGAAGTGATCTACCCGCATTCCACGCGTCGGCGGATTGCGCTGGGGCTTCGTAAACTGCGCAACAAGCAGTTGGAGAACCCATGGAAGAAGCACGACAACATTCCGTTGTGA
- a CDS encoding acetyl/propionyl/methylcrotonyl-CoA carboxylase subunit alpha: MFKKILIANRGEIACRVIKTARRMGIATVAVYSDADARAPFVRMADEAVHIGPSPAAQSYLIADKIIEACKATGAEAVHPGYGFLSERTSFAEALKAEGIAFIGPPVNAIAAMGDKIESKKLAMAAGVNVVPGFVGEIEDTEHAVRISNEIGYPVMMKASAGGGGKGMRLAYSEQEVRENFESVKREGLNSFGDDRVFIEKFILNPRHIEIQILGDQHGNILYLNERECSIQRRHQKVVEEAPSPFVTPKMRKAMGEQCVALSRAVGYYSAGTVELIVSGADPTGESFYFLEMNTRLQVEHPVTEAITGIDLVEQMIRVAAGEKLALTQDDIKIDGWSIENRVYAEDPYRGFLPSTGRLTRYCPPVEGWTDDGSENGRRGIDGIRVDDGVYDGGEVSMFYDPMIAKLITWGKTRDEAADRQIEALDRFEIEGLGHNIDFVSAIMQHPRFRSGELTTGFIAEEYPEGFVGAPASEDLVRKLCAIAGIVATRNSERARHVDGQLGTVLPAIRHWQVSVDQQKHDVFVHNGEVTVDGVKMELDTDYAPGARLIKAVADGENIAVKLAKSGSGFKMTARGASHKVVCLPEHVSPLAEYMIEKIPPDLSKYLICPMPGLITAIHVEAGDKVEAGQPLAIVEAMKMENILRAEKAGTVKSVNAKAGESLAVDAIILEME, from the coding sequence ATGTTCAAAAAAATCCTTATCGCCAACCGTGGCGAAATCGCTTGCCGGGTTATCAAGACTGCGCGCCGCATGGGTATTGCCACCGTCGCCGTCTATTCGGACGCCGATGCCCGCGCACCCTTTGTTCGCATGGCGGATGAGGCGGTGCATATCGGGCCTTCGCCTGCCGCACAGTCCTATCTGATCGCCGACAAGATCATCGAAGCCTGTAAGGCGACCGGAGCGGAGGCCGTGCATCCCGGCTATGGTTTCCTGTCGGAACGCACCAGCTTTGCCGAGGCGCTGAAGGCTGAGGGCATCGCCTTTATCGGCCCGCCGGTGAATGCGATTGCCGCGATGGGCGACAAGATTGAATCCAAGAAACTGGCGATGGCGGCGGGCGTCAATGTCGTCCCCGGATTTGTCGGCGAGATTGAAGATACCGAACATGCCGTGCGCATCTCGAACGAGATTGGCTATCCGGTGATGATGAAGGCCAGCGCCGGCGGCGGTGGCAAGGGCATGCGGCTTGCCTATAGCGAGCAGGAAGTGCGCGAAAATTTCGAGAGCGTGAAGCGCGAGGGCCTGAATTCATTCGGCGATGATCGCGTCTTTATCGAGAAATTCATCCTCAACCCGCGTCATATCGAAATCCAGATATTGGGCGACCAGCATGGCAATATCCTTTACCTGAACGAGCGTGAATGTTCGATCCAGCGCCGCCACCAGAAGGTAGTGGAGGAAGCGCCTTCGCCTTTCGTCACGCCCAAGATGCGCAAGGCGATGGGTGAACAATGCGTCGCGCTCTCTCGTGCGGTAGGCTATTATTCTGCCGGCACGGTTGAACTTATCGTTTCCGGCGCAGACCCGACCGGTGAAAGCTTCTACTTCCTTGAAATGAACACCCGTTTGCAGGTGGAGCATCCCGTGACCGAAGCGATCACCGGCATCGACCTTGTCGAACAGATGATCCGTGTGGCCGCCGGCGAGAAACTTGCCCTCACGCAGGATGATATCAAGATCGATGGCTGGTCGATCGAAAACCGCGTTTATGCAGAAGACCCCTATCGCGGTTTCCTGCCTTCCACCGGTCGGCTTACCCGCTATTGCCCGCCTGTCGAAGGCTGGACTGACGATGGCAGCGAGAATGGCCGTCGCGGCATTGATGGTATCCGCGTTGATGATGGCGTCTATGATGGCGGTGAAGTGTCGATGTTCTACGACCCGATGATTGCAAAGCTGATCACATGGGGCAAGACACGTGATGAAGCCGCCGACCGGCAGATTGAGGCGCTTGACCGCTTCGAAATTGAGGGGCTTGGCCACAATATCGACTTCGTCAGCGCGATCATGCAGCATCCGCGCTTCCGCTCCGGCGAACTCACCACCGGTTTTATTGCCGAGGAATATCCAGAAGGCTTTGTTGGTGCGCCTGCTTCTGAAGATCTGGTGCGTAAATTGTGCGCAATTGCAGGCATTGTCGCGACCCGCAATTCGGAACGCGCGCGCCATGTAGATGGCCAATTGGGCACGGTTCTTCCTGCGATCCGTCACTGGCAGGTGTCGGTCGATCAGCAGAAGCATGACGTCTTCGTCCATAATGGCGAAGTCACCGTAGATGGCGTCAAGATGGAGCTGGATACCGACTATGCACCGGGCGCACGGCTCATAAAGGCAGTGGCCGATGGCGAAAATATTGCGGTCAAGCTGGCTAAATCAGGCTCGGGTTTCAAAATGACCGCCCGGGGAGCAAGCCACAAGGTCGTCTGCTTGCCCGAACATGTCTCGCCGCTCGCCGAATATATGATCGAGAAGATCCCGCCCGATCTTTCCAAATATCTAATTTGCCCGATGCCTGGCCTGATCACCGCGATCCATGTCGAGGCTGGCGATAAGGTCGAGGCCGGGCAGCCGCTGGCAATTGTCGAGGCGATGAAGATGGAAAACATATTGCGTGCCGAAAAGGCAGGAACGGTGAAGAGCGTCAATGCAAAGGCTGGGGAAAGCCTTGCTGTGGATGCGATCATCCTGGAGATGGAATAA
- the scpA gene encoding methylmalonyl-CoA mutase, translating to MASYDDWKKAADKEVKGKDLTFHTPEGFAIKPLYTGEDVSADPGLPGFAPFTRGVRASMYAGRSWTIRQYAGFSTAEESNAFYRRNLAAGQKGLSVAFDLATHRGYDSDHPRVVGDVGKAGVAIDSVEDMKILFDGIPLDQMSVSMTMNGAVIPILAFFIVAGEEQGVSQAQLDGTIQNDILKEFMVRNTYIYPPEPSMRIVSDIIAYTSANMPKFNSISISGYHMHEAGATAVQELAFTIADGKEYAKRAMASGLDIDAFAGRLSFFFGIGMNFFMEVAKLRAARTLWWRVMDGLGAKDERSKMLRTHCQTSGVSLQEQDPYNNVIRTTVEAMAATLGGTQSLHTNALDEAIALPTDFSARIARNTQIVLAEESGITKVVDPLGGSYYVEALTQMLVDDAWTIIEEVDAAGGMTAYVATGRPKAMIEEAAAARQARVDKGEDVIVGVNKYRLENEDLLQTLEVDNHAVRDAQIARIKRVKAERDASKCQAALTALAEGAKDSSNLLALAVDAARARATLGEISDAMEAAFGRYGTTPTPVKGIYGSAHEFDRRWAQVLDGVAAVERRLGRKPKLLVAKMGQDGHDRGANVIASAFSDMGFDVVSGPLFQTPEETVVLALTENVDIVGASSLAAGHKTLIPELILLLKNEGRSDIKVIAGGVIPPQDYDYLRDAGVQGIYGPGSNVVECAADVLRLLGHNMPPAGEDA from the coding sequence ATGGCAAGCTACGACGACTGGAAAAAAGCGGCAGACAAAGAGGTCAAGGGCAAGGACCTGACCTTCCACACGCCCGAAGGCTTTGCGATCAAGCCGCTCTATACGGGTGAGGATGTCAGCGCCGATCCGGGACTGCCCGGCTTTGCGCCCTTCACCCGCGGCGTGCGCGCGTCCATGTATGCCGGGCGTTCTTGGACAATCCGCCAATATGCGGGCTTTTCCACTGCCGAGGAATCCAACGCCTTTTACCGGCGCAACCTAGCAGCCGGGCAAAAGGGACTGTCGGTTGCCTTCGATCTCGCCACCCATCGCGGCTATGACAGCGACCATCCGCGCGTCGTTGGCGATGTTGGCAAGGCAGGCGTCGCTATCGACAGCGTTGAGGATATGAAAATTCTGTTCGACGGCATCCCGCTCGACCAGATGTCGGTTTCGATGACAATGAATGGCGCGGTAATCCCGATCCTCGCCTTCTTCATTGTCGCGGGCGAAGAGCAGGGGGTGTCACAGGCGCAGCTTGACGGCACCATCCAGAACGACATCCTCAAGGAGTTCATGGTCCGCAACACCTATATCTATCCGCCCGAGCCATCGATGCGGATCGTTTCGGACATTATCGCTTATACCTCGGCCAACATGCCGAAATTCAACAGCATTTCGATTTCCGGCTATCATATGCACGAAGCCGGGGCGACGGCGGTGCAGGAACTGGCCTTCACCATTGCCGACGGCAAGGAATATGCAAAACGCGCCATGGCGTCGGGGCTGGATATCGATGCCTTTGCCGGGCGCCTCAGCTTCTTCTTCGGCATTGGCATGAACTTCTTCATGGAAGTCGCCAAGCTGCGCGCGGCGCGCACGCTCTGGTGGCGGGTTATGGACGGGCTGGGTGCCAAGGACGAACGATCCAAAATGCTGCGCACCCATTGCCAGACGTCGGGCGTGTCGTTGCAAGAGCAAGACCCATATAACAATGTCATCCGCACCACGGTGGAGGCGATGGCAGCGACCTTGGGCGGAACCCAGTCGCTCCACACCAATGCGCTGGACGAAGCGATCGCGCTACCGACGGACTTCTCCGCTCGCATTGCGCGTAACACGCAGATCGTACTCGCCGAGGAAAGCGGGATCACCAAGGTCGTCGATCCGCTGGGCGGTAGCTATTATGTCGAGGCGCTGACCCAGATGCTGGTCGATGATGCCTGGACAATCATCGAAGAGGTCGACGCCGCCGGCGGGATGACCGCCTATGTCGCCACCGGTCGCCCCAAGGCCATGATCGAGGAAGCCGCCGCTGCGCGGCAGGCGCGTGTCGACAAGGGCGAGGATGTGATCGTCGGCGTGAACAAATACCGCCTCGAAAATGAAGATCTGCTCCAGACGCTAGAGGTCGATAACCATGCGGTTCGGGATGCTCAGATTGCGCGGATCAAGCGGGTGAAGGCGGAACGGGATGCGTCGAAATGCCAGGCGGCACTCACAGCGTTGGCAGAAGGGGCAAAGGATAGCTCCAACCTCCTCGCACTTGCCGTCGATGCCGCCCGTGCCCGTGCCACGCTGGGTGAGATTTCGGATGCGATGGAGGCTGCGTTCGGCCGCTATGGCACCACGCCAACACCTGTGAAGGGCATTTATGGCAGCGCGCATGAATTCGACCGACGCTGGGCGCAGGTGCTTGATGGTGTAGCGGCCGTTGAACGCCGGCTTGGCCGCAAGCCCAAGTTGCTCGTCGCCAAAATGGGTCAAGACGGACATGATCGCGGTGCCAATGTGATTGCATCGGCCTTTTCAGACATGGGCTTTGACGTTGTCAGCGGGCCATTGTTCCAGACACCGGAAGAAACCGTGGTTCTCGCGCTTACCGAAAATGTCGACATTGTTGGCGCGTCCAGCTTGGCTGCCGGGCACAAGACGCTGATCCCTGAATTAATCCTATTGTTGAAGAATGAAGGCCGTAGCGACATCAAGGTGATCGCAGGCGGCGTCATTCCGCCGCAAGATTATGACTATCTGCGCGATGCGGGCGTGCAGGGCATTTATGGCCCCGGAAGCAATGTTGTCGAGTGCGCGGCAGATGTGCTGCGGTTGCTGGGGCACAATATGCCGCCTGCGGGAGAGGATGCTTGA
- the bioB gene encoding biotin synthase BioB yields MTVRTDWTREEIAALFDLPFDELVFQAATVHRAHHAVGQIQLCTLLSIKTGGCPEDCGYCSQSVKADSGVEATKLMEVQAVLQKAAQAADAGSRRFCMGAAWRNPKDRDMPAIVEIVKGVRAMGMETCMTLGMLSPKQADMLAEAGLDYYNHNIDTSPERYNDIITTRTMDDRLDTLAEVRRAGINVCSGGIVGMGETRADRVGFIHTLATLPAHPESVPVNALVPVKGTVLGDMLADTPLAKIDDIEFVRTIAVARITMPMSMVRLSAGRESMSEATQALCFMAGANSIFTGDKLLTAANAGDDKDAALMAKLGLVPMEAEEPLRACKALEAAE; encoded by the coding sequence TTGACCGTAAGAACCGACTGGACCCGCGAAGAGATCGCCGCCCTTTTTGATCTGCCGTTTGACGAGCTGGTCTTTCAAGCGGCGACCGTCCACCGCGCGCATCATGCCGTGGGTCAGATCCAGCTATGTACCTTGCTCAGCATCAAGACCGGCGGCTGCCCTGAAGATTGCGGCTATTGCAGCCAGTCGGTGAAGGCCGATAGCGGTGTTGAGGCGACCAAGCTGATGGAAGTGCAGGCTGTGCTTCAAAAGGCCGCACAAGCCGCTGACGCCGGTTCGCGGCGCTTCTGCATGGGTGCGGCATGGCGCAACCCTAAGGACCGCGATATGCCCGCGATTGTCGAGATCGTGAAGGGCGTGCGCGCGATGGGGATGGAAACCTGCATGACGCTTGGCATGCTTTCGCCAAAACAGGCGGATATGCTCGCAGAGGCGGGGCTCGATTATTACAACCACAATATCGACACATCGCCCGAGCGCTATAATGATATCATCACCACGCGGACGATGGACGACCGGCTCGATACGCTGGCCGAGGTGCGTCGCGCTGGCATCAATGTGTGCAGCGGCGGCATTGTCGGCATGGGCGAAACCCGCGCCGACCGCGTGGGCTTCATCCACACGCTGGCGACCTTGCCAGCCCATCCCGAAAGCGTGCCGGTCAACGCGCTGGTGCCGGTGAAGGGCACCGTGTTGGGCGACATGCTTGCCGACACGCCTCTGGCGAAGATTGACGATATCGAATTCGTCCGCACAATTGCGGTGGCGCGTATCACGATGCCGATGAGCATGGTGCGGTTGTCGGCGGGGCGTGAGTCAATGTCCGAGGCAACGCAGGCTTTGTGCTTCATGGCGGGTGCGAACAGCATCTTCACCGGCGACAAGTTGCTGACCGCCGCCAATGCAGGCGACGACAAGGACGCGGCATTGATGGCGAAACTGGGGCTGGTGCCTATGGAGGCAGAGGAACCGCTTAGGGCGTGTAAGGCGCTGGAGGCAGCGGAGTGA
- the mce gene encoding methylmalonyl-CoA epimerase has product MKLGRLNHIGVATPSIADSIVFYRDVMGATKIHDPFDLPEQGVKVCFVDTPGADGALNGTQIELVEPLPGNTSIQGFLDKNPAGGQHHVCYEVPDIHVAKAEFEALGKRVLGEPRIGAHGTLIFFVHPKDMGGVLTEIMETPKEH; this is encoded by the coding sequence ATGAAACTAGGCCGTCTCAACCATATTGGCGTCGCAACGCCCTCCATTGCCGACAGCATCGTCTTTTACCGCGATGTAATGGGCGCGACGAAGATCCATGATCCGTTCGACCTGCCCGAGCAGGGCGTGAAGGTCTGCTTTGTTGATACACCGGGTGCCGATGGCGCGCTCAACGGCACGCAGATTGAACTGGTCGAGCCGCTGCCTGGAAACACCTCGATCCAGGGCTTCCTCGACAAGAACCCTGCGGGCGGGCAGCATCATGTCTGTTACGAAGTGCCCGATATTCATGTCGCGAAGGCTGAGTTTGAGGCGTTGGGTAAGCGCGTGTTGGGCGAACCCCGCATTGGCGCGCATGGGACGCTGATTTTCTTCGTCCATCCCAAAGACATGGGCGGGGTTTTGACCGAGATTATGGAGACGCCGAAGGAGCATTGA
- the gorA gene encoding glutathione-disulfide reductase — MNYDFDLFVVGAGSGGVRASRIAASHGARVAVAEEYRVGGTCVIRGCVPKKLLVYGSHFAEDLADARRFGWDTTGATFDWPTLRDNVAAEVDRLEGLYGQTLGNNKVEIFLQRATVAAPNLVRLADGREISAKHILIATGAWPAIPAIPGAEYGITSNEVFHLENLPKRAVIAGAGYIANEFAGIFHELGVEVTLVTRGDKMLRSYDQEIVEKLVGISRGKGIDIRFDFKCPAVRKQADGSLLIESGNGDDVETDLLLFAIGRVPKTKDLGLEAAGVALDADGAVIVDAHNATNVPSIHAVGDVTNRVQLTPVAIREGHAFADSVFGNNPRTIDYSAIPTAVFSNPPIAGVGLTEEEARATLSDVKVYKSDFRAMKNVLAGRNERALYKMIVDGATDKVIGLHLIGPDSAEILQAAAIAVKAGLTKQDFDDTVALHPSMAEELVLMK, encoded by the coding sequence ATGAACTATGACTTTGACCTTTTCGTCGTCGGTGCCGGATCAGGTGGCGTCCGTGCGTCGCGTATCGCCGCCAGCCATGGTGCGCGGGTTGCCGTGGCGGAAGAGTATCGCGTCGGCGGAACCTGCGTCATCCGCGGCTGCGTTCCCAAAAAACTGCTGGTTTATGGTTCGCATTTTGCAGAGGATCTGGCGGATGCCCGCCGTTTTGGTTGGGATACGACCGGCGCCACATTCGACTGGCCGACATTGCGCGACAATGTTGCCGCCGAGGTTGATCGGCTCGAAGGGCTGTACGGACAAACACTTGGCAATAACAAGGTGGAGATATTCCTCCAGCGGGCAACGGTCGCCGCGCCAAATCTTGTTCGCCTTGCCGATGGCCGTGAAATCAGCGCGAAGCATATATTGATCGCAACCGGTGCCTGGCCGGCAATCCCTGCGATACCGGGCGCCGAATATGGGATTACCTCGAATGAGGTCTTCCACCTCGAAAATCTGCCGAAACGCGCGGTTATTGCTGGTGCCGGCTATATCGCCAATGAATTTGCGGGCATCTTTCACGAATTGGGTGTCGAAGTGACGCTGGTGACGCGCGGCGACAAGATGCTGCGCAGCTATGATCAGGAAATTGTCGAAAAACTTGTCGGGATCAGCCGTGGCAAGGGCATAGACATCCGTTTCGATTTCAAATGCCCCGCTGTGCGCAAGCAGGCCGATGGATCATTGCTCATCGAAAGCGGCAATGGCGACGATGTTGAAACCGATTTGTTGCTTTTTGCCATCGGACGCGTGCCGAAAACCAAGGATCTGGGGCTGGAGGCTGCGGGCGTCGCGCTTGATGCTGATGGGGCGGTGATCGTTGACGCCCACAACGCCACCAATGTACCAAGCATCCATGCCGTCGGCGACGTCACCAACCGCGTTCAATTGACGCCGGTGGCGATCCGCGAAGGCCATGCCTTTGCCGATAGTGTTTTTGGCAACAATCCGCGCACGATCGATTATTCCGCCATCCCGACAGCCGTCTTTTCCAACCCGCCCATCGCCGGGGTGGGCCTGACCGAAGAAGAAGCGCGTGCAACGCTGTCCGACGTCAAGGTGTATAAAAGCGATTTCCGGGCAATGAAAAATGTCCTCGCTGGGCGCAATGAACGTGCGCTCTACAAGATGATTGTCGATGGTGCGACGGACAAAGTGATCGGGTTGCACTTGATCGGACCCGATAGCGCCGAAATCCTGCAGGCTGCCGCGATTGCGGTTAAGGCCGGTCTGACCAAGCAGGATTTTGACGATACCGTAGCGCTCCATCCCAGCATGGCCGAAGAACTGGTATTGATGAAATAG